The Bacteroidales bacterium genome has a segment encoding these proteins:
- the rlmB gene encoding 23S rRNA (guanosine(2251)-2'-O)-methyltransferase RlmB has product MEKENFIYGLHPVTEAIKSGKEIDRILFKKGLQGTFSAELLQLVRTHDIPFQFVPQEKLDRITRKNHQGVIALVSEISYQTLENLVQMVFEEGKNPLFLILDGITDVRNFGAICRSAECAGVHAIIIPMQGSAQINEEAVRTSAGALLRIPVCREKSLKAAARFLKESGIMLIAASERAENTCFNEDYSKPLAIIMGSEETGISPELLRSCDQIVKIPMQGEISSLNVSVAAGVLLFEVVRQRLL; this is encoded by the coding sequence ATGGAAAAAGAAAATTTTATTTATGGCCTTCATCCCGTTACGGAAGCAATTAAAAGTGGCAAGGAGATCGACAGGATCTTATTTAAAAAAGGGCTGCAAGGTACTTTTTCCGCTGAATTGCTCCAACTAGTGAGAACACACGATATCCCGTTTCAGTTTGTACCCCAGGAAAAGCTCGACCGGATCACCCGGAAGAATCACCAGGGTGTGATAGCCCTGGTGTCTGAAATCAGCTACCAGACGCTGGAAAACCTTGTACAGATGGTTTTTGAAGAAGGCAAAAATCCGTTGTTCCTGATCCTCGACGGGATAACGGATGTGCGGAATTTTGGCGCCATCTGCCGTTCGGCTGAGTGTGCAGGGGTCCATGCCATTATTATCCCCATGCAGGGAAGTGCCCAGATCAATGAAGAAGCGGTGAGGACTTCTGCCGGCGCCTTGCTCAGGATACCGGTATGCCGGGAAAAATCTCTTAAGGCTGCAGCAAGATTTTTGAAAGAAAGCGGTATCATGCTGATAGCTGCCAGTGAACGGGCCGAAAATACCTGCTTCAATGAAGATTATTCCAAACCCCTTGCCATCATCATGGGATCGGAAGAAACAGGTATCTCCCCGGAATTGTTAAGAAGCTGCGACCAGATAGTAAAGATCCCGATGCAGGGTGAAATATCTTCTCTCAATGTTTCTGTTGCTGCCGGAGTATTGCTTTTTGAAGTAGTCAGGCAAAGGCTTTTATAA